The following are encoded together in the Populus trichocarpa isolate Nisqually-1 chromosome 5, P.trichocarpa_v4.1, whole genome shotgun sequence genome:
- the LOC7464828 gene encoding F-box protein At2g27310 has product MAMSVGPVENEASLSSDLFYDILRRLDGPTLASAACACAAFCSISKEEKLWDNVCSSMWPSTNREDVRSLISSIGGFRKFYADCFPLIVNKEVTEYQWNDYLEYPEEWTEAEYYGDVDEFESVAPSDFVSIVDIRYKDKTICSKVLWGIPNANEFNGWFYNCPFRIDLLTYAARDDDNEGKVFLSVSDGLPPILSMEKERKDGKLWMELRDGLRLSWIVVNKKIKQAANLASWSPLGGQRHWPTDKDFVIRFGSVLSAKDILPCQVVECILIMKFRVIHTEGEGVQTTLNLTELSMQLEDMEGAHVNGRNSLLILKEALSCRRSKNHSEVLESCHLYSKAQSELREEKMKIESRLDRLCIVTGIAAFLTFWYCIL; this is encoded by the coding sequence ATGGCTATGTCGGTTGGACCGGTTGAGAATGAAGCATCGTTAAGTAGTGATCTCTTCTATGATATATTGAGGCGTCTTGATGGCCCCACATTGGCCAGTGCAGCTTGTGCTTGTGCTGCGTTCTGTTCCATttcaaaagaagagaaattgtGGGATAATGTTTGTTCTTCTATGTGGCCTTCCACGAACAGGGAAGATGTTAGAAGTTTAATATCGTCAATTGGTGGATTCAGAAAGTTTTATGCAGACTGTTTTCCGCTTATTGTTAACAAGGAAGTAACTGAGTATCAATGGAACGATTACTTAGAGTACCCTGAAGAATGGACTGAGGCTGAATACTATGGTgatgtagatgaatttgagagTGTTGCACCGTCGGATTTTGTGTCCATTGTTGATATCAGgtacaaggataaaacaatctGTTCGAAAGTACTGTGGGGCATCCCTAATGCCAATGAGTTCAATGGTTGGTTTTACAACTGTCCATTTCGTATTGATCTTCTTACCTATGCAGCTAGGGATGATGATAATGAAGGGAAAGTTTTCCTTTCGGTTTCTGATGGTCTGCCCCCAATTTTATCTatggagaaagaaaggaaggatGGAAAACTATGGATGGAGCTTCGTGATGGGCTTCGACTTAGTTGGATTgttgttaacaaaaaaatcaagcaagctGCCAATCTTGCTAGCTGGAGCCCTCTCGGTGGGCAAAGGCATTGGCCTACAGACAAGGATTTTGTGATACGCTTTGGATCTGTACTTTCTGCGAAAGACATTCTTCCATGTCAAGTAGTAGAATGCATCCTTATCATGAAGTTTAGAGTGATCCACACTGAAGGAGAGGGCGTTCAGACAACTCTCAATTTAACAGAGCTGAGCATGCAGTTGGAAGACATGGAAGGCGCTCATGTCAATGGAAGAAATAGTTTGCTTATTCTCAAGGAAGCATTGAGCTGCCGCAGGAGCAAAAACCACAGTGAAGTTCTCGAGTCTTGTCATTTGTACTCAAAAGCGCAGAGCGAGTTAAGAGAGGAGAAGATGAAAATCGAAAGCAGGTTAGATAGGCTATGTATCGTAACTGGCATTGCTGCTTTCCTCACATTCTGGTACTGCATTTTGTGA
- the LOC7464830 gene encoding antifungal protein ginkbilobin-like protein: MGFPPKLALVFIGFFGWCVIATSVPDTNVTTVLCNSGVYSKGDPFGTSLAYVLAEIEAVTPTSKNYDYFNISPYPNAVAYGHAACNQNLTSSDCSSCLGTAKTAMFASCQSRIGARSVLHDCTIRYEQYPFSD; this comes from the coding sequence ATGGGTTTTCCTCCAAAACTGGCCCTGGTTTTCATCGGATTCTTTGGATGGTGCGTCATTGCTACAAGTGTTCCTGATACCAACGTGACAACTGTTCTCTGCAACTCAGGGGTGTACTCAAAGGGTGATCCTTTTGGTACTAGTCTAGCTTATGTCCTTGCAGAAATTGAGGCTGTAACCCCAACGAGCAAGAATTATGACTACTTCAACATCTCTCCTTATCCTAATGCTGTTGCCTATGGTCATGCTGCTTGTAATCAGAACCTCACCAGCTCCGACTGCTCATCATGTCTTGGTACGGCTAAAACAGCCATGTTTGCGAGTTGTCAAAGCCGAATAGGGGCTCGTTCGGTGCTCCATGATTGTACGATTAGGTATGAGCAATACCCATTTTCTGATTAA
- the LOC7464669 gene encoding aluminum-activated malate transporter 14: MGSVVIPIPDGDQGFTHDLKQEKKFRVSLSPVISYVQKNRDTIRKAIHAIKVGITLVLVSLVYFVDTLYKEVGDDNAMWAIMTVVVIFEFHAGATLSKGLSRGIGTVLGGGLGYLAAVLGQQVGGIGNPFVVGVSVFIFGGAATYARLNPNIKKRYDYGVMIFILTFNLVSVSGLREENVIEIARERLVMIVLGFAICICISLFVFPMWASDELHDSMVSKFEGLASSIEGCIEEYFRLVNEKENQSVQPTASFRDCISVLNSKAKDESLVYFAKWEPWHGRFGLSHPWDKYQKIGEVLRELAAIILSLKGSLNSPEEPLQALRESIKEPCEAAGSSLTWTLRELGESIMKMRRCQPGAFMVPKLKLVRQELSQVMCPFKLGKLDNAEGFAVASFVFTLMGVVEKLEDLSKEVEELGELAGFLQG, translated from the exons ATGGGCTCAGTTGTTATCCCTATCCCAGATGGAGATCAGGGATTTACTCATGATCTCAAACAGGAAAAGAAATTCCGAGTTTCTCTAAGTCCTGTTATTTCTTATGTCCAGAAAAATAGGGATACCATAAGAAAAGCTATTCACGCCATCAAAGTTGGAATTACTCTGGTTTTGGTTTCTCTTGTCTACTTCGTTGACACTCTCTATAAAGAAGTTGGAGACGATAATGCGATGTGGGCTATAATGACTGTTGTGGTCATCTTTGAGTTCCATGCAG GAGCTACCCTTAGCAAGGGCTTGAGTCGTGGAATTGGGACTGTTTTAGGAGGCGGATTGGGATATTTAGCAGCCGTTTTAGGTCAGCAAGTTGGTGGTATCGGCAACCCTTTTGTCGTTGGTGTTTCTGTCTTTATTTTTG GTGGGGCAGCAACATACGCTAGACTGAATCCAAACATTAAGAAGAGATATGACTATGGAGTGATGATATTCATCCTCACATTCAATCTGGTTTCAGTATCCGGTTTACGTGAAGAGAATGTCATTGAAATAGCCCGCGAACGTCTCGTGATGATTGTTTTGGGCTTCGCCATCTGCATTTGCATAAGCTTGTTTGTGTTTCCCATGTGGGCTAGCGATGAGCTTCATGATTCTATGGTATCCAAATTTGAAGGCCTTGCAAGCTCCATAGAAG GATGCATAGAGGAGTATTTCAGATTAGTCAATGAAAAGGAAAACCAGTCAGTTCAGCCGACTGCTAGTTTCAGGGACTGCATATCAGTGCTAAACTCCAAGGCAAAGGATGAATCCTTG GTATATTTTGCGAAATGGGAGCCGTGGCATGGCAGATTTGGGCTATCCCATCCTTGGGACAAATACCAAAAGATTGGAGAGGTTCTTAGAGAATTGGCTGCGATCATTCTTTCACTTAAGGGTTCTCTTAATTCTCCCGAAGAG CCATTGCAAGCTTTGAGAGAGTCAATAAAAGAACCTTGTGAAGCAGCTGGGTCATCACTTACTTGGACTCTGAGAGAGCTTGGAGAGAGCATCATGAAAATGAGAAGGTGCCAGCCAGGGGCTTTCATGGTACCTAAGTTAAAATTAGTGAGACAAGAGCTTAGTCAGGTCATGTGTCCTTTCAAATTAGGGAAACTTGATAATGCTGAGGGATTTGCAGTAGCAAGCTTTGTGTTCACACTAATGGGGGTGGTAGAGAAGCTGGAAGATTTATCCAAGGAGGTGGAAGAGCTTGGAGAACTTGCTGGTTTCCTTCAAGGCTAA